A window of Ranitomeya variabilis isolate aRanVar5 chromosome 2, aRanVar5.hap1, whole genome shotgun sequence contains these coding sequences:
- the LOC143809198 gene encoding uncharacterized protein LOC143809198, with the protein MYLQKADNISHLQTNFWEFSEALLLLNSLTENRILDLKDFLHQKHLSQKLEILRKCVPMLYTATQSCIKYPYNDQIIDSKLYIFNQTTQAVQDLKQLLTTDSDKHDIKKQGSFAQELYHLLCILTDPKPNELQNGDFDFLVGTIIFYCMYVADCSRPNIRLQLVNHCQSLLVQRKKLCDHLKELPENSYGMMGFNLTEQCASMRVYLNYINENIISSLFYQILDAFSVKDPLKKLLKAALKVNKKASLYTEYIFVSNSFDPHLQAFQNHTDQLLKISSLVLAQCSQEQIIDQIQSSVDCLCRVRDEVVALVFDANKSYESKMFEKVQSIYYKWIRATESLIMSLDGILTVHQFLDLSIREIEDNKYRCEKLLRSQEPEIFQHHAADLCDLAERVVQVVTRHLDQCKSPVFRNGLRVLVRQLETSILETRAAMVKCVEKMSCLTTHSHFLEKVNHLFQSLHDVQEGVTGGKHPDLLSPLRNEGGPVRHKVLKIDINEFEEFKEDNEKNFRDQYKSCLSFEAYLSKPVPSASIGKIIGISESDENKIQVTDFEPLVGDLLNAMRTQNSKEIHTCSSLLHEMLSSYMEVANEASLYRDSIGRDEHKYKDTEALLVSLVQFGKKENIYSALEMECLIRTATVLSHHIEEMKTYLISLVNFWHIYSYNLFCNFKNTECANVNVAQFNRWMQCFSRIVQSVREHLLDNNDDDPKCIDLSEKQEYVVEFHVQFSKCQAAANRLLTEALCGEKQSKNHKLEYVCIFWAISAQQLSRSLDKFICANKLAITKPTDWSQFILSESNVLVLLCETSTLLQETTVLSIHNFSEEKEQQKILLLKEEMASLTEAMLKLREDLNTPSPKMSTNVDYVILQMELILKIKLLMDHLRKLHRDYQTLIKSIFFDICSFNSSNKLLAMRSFENNVTLLADKVALVKETLENSSCIKSKDLLISAEHLHSFTCDIAARSRQFMENQQEWNLLLLEAMFLKWSAEANQLISHLCSDAELEVSVLKFITQCLRSTETTGTTTTDSAVFKKDASNGSKQRININVMEKRATTDYEQKSSTPKDTNNRDGSVTCYKPITVCSEEPNNNKGSDKVSSESSLINKKQIEADGTLQTKLSNRKICTVRRSMKVTHSRQGITNNNEHNENFTEKHFKDLGSELVKTESDDSPLEFNKEINNGEDLTRTNLPVGTGVEKNSLVNKELSTFALDAFGAEKETPNQQIKSLNTHTLLTVIRKKVSKKETQHKTHKVCTEIHKETLSQELRNENANTEKIQEISSQKKMDQKMIIDSGVVQSEGSNRKPKKKVTFNDEIQNKITYHKTRDQLKEIAPSPIDQTKEENLEAKTIPKKDATFSMRCQQINYPEESTNDKIKSYKKEGQTGLIKQVLTNTKDYITPTMPQKETFNENKFTLNNREQKTDKDYPKLEIQNKLAICNKSEENKCNETSQQTKLMNEQTCPKSKQGVNILMMDYKKPGAVLKNKLSSTNIITEHAKVNCTSLEDVRNVQWHSHKFAKCLLAEEVETWEDETNTVVKITKEMATQMSYMIQYLDRKGPIKSPDQFIASAKCIASLGQTFVKFVEIMAKNCADERNTCGLLCGMEQVQTISNQLNIISSVKAATGCDDYSAEDVLLKNAQNLIHSILQTWKAAQAACIKSTENPIYSKEEEEVAAFCSQLRKKLQSQRAKDTYEIL; encoded by the exons ATGTATTTACAAAAAGCGGACAATATTTCTCATCTTCAGACTAATTTCTGGGAGTTTTCCGAAGCTCTTCTTTTGTTGAACAGCCTTACTGAAAATAGAATCCTTGATCTAAAGGATTTTCTGCATCAGAAACATTTGTCACAAAAACTGGAAATCCTACGTAAATGTGTCCCCATGCTATATACAGCAACACAAAGCTGTATTAAGTATCCATATAATGATCAAATAATTGATTCTAAGTTGTACATTTTTAATCAAACTACACAAGCAGTACAGGATCTCAAACAGTTGCTGACAACTGACTCAGACAAGCATGATATAAAGAAGCAAGGCTCATTTGCTCAAGAACTATACCATTTACTTTGCATATTAACAGATCCCAAGCCAAATGAGCTTCAAAACGGTGACTTTGACTTTCTTGTAGGAACAATCATTTTCTACTGCATGTATGTGGCTGATTGTTCAAGGCCAAATATCAGACTACAACTGGTAAATCATTGCCAAAGTCTTCTGGTGCAAAGAAAAAAACTTTGTGACCACTTGAAGGAGTTGCCAGAAAATTCATATGGAATGATGGGTTTCAACCTAACCGAACAATGTGCATCTATGAGAGTCTATCTTAATTATATCAACGAAAACATAATTTCTTCTCTATTTTATCAGATTTTAGATGCTTTTAGTGTCAAGGATCCATTGAAAAAATTGTTAAAAGCTGCTCTCAAAGTTAATAAGAAAGCAAGTCTCTACACAGAATATATTTTTGTTTCAAACTCTTTTGATCCACATCTCCAAGCCTTTCAAAACCATACAGATCAATTGTTGAAGATATCTAGCCTTGTCTTAGCCCAATGCTCTCAAGAACAAATAATTGACCAGATACAGAGTTCTGTTGATTGCTTATGTCGAGTGAGGGACGAAGTAGTTGCACTTGTTTTTGATGCCAATAAATCATATGAAAGCAAAATGTTTGAGAAGGTACAATCCATTTATTATAAGTGGATTCGGGCTACAGAAAGTTTAATAATGAGCCTTGATGGTATTTTAACTGTACACCAGTTCTTGGACTTGTCCATTAGAGAGATTGAGGACAACAAATACCGTTGTGAAAAACTCCTGAGAAGTCAAGAACCAGAAATTTTTCAGCATCATGCTGCAGACTTATGTGATTTGGCAGAACGTGTAGTTCAAGTTGTTACTAGACATCTTGACCAGTGCAAGAGCCCCGTATTCAGGAATGGCTTGCGAGTTTTAGTAAGACAGTTAGAAACTTCCATACTTGAAACCAGAGCAGCTATGGTAAAATGCGTTGAGAAGATGTCATGTTTAACAACTCATAGTCATTTCTTGGAAAAAGTGAATCATTTATTTCAATCTCTGCATGATGTTCAGGAGGGGGTTACAGGAGGCAAACATCCAGATCTACTTAGTCCATTAAGAAATGAAGGTGGTCCAGTCAGACATAAAGTTCTGAAAATTGATATAAATGAATTTGAGGAGTTCAAAGAGGATAATGAGAAAAACTTTAGGGATCAGTATAAAAGCTGTTTATCCTTTGAAGCATACTTGAGCAAACCTGTTCCTTCAGCAAGCATTGGAAAAATTATAGGAATCAGTGAAAGTGATGAAAACAAAATTCAAGTTACCGATTTTGAACCTCTGGTAGGTGATCTTCTAAATGCGATGAGGACACAGAACAGTAAGGAAATCCATACTTGCAGTTCTCTTCTGCATGAAATGCTCAGCAGTTATATGGAGGTGGCAAATGAGGCATCTCTCTACCGAGATAGTATTGGAAGAGATGAACATAAGTATAAAGACACTGAAGCACTACTAGTAAGTCTTGTCCAGTTTGGaaagaaagaaaatatatattCAGCATTAGAAATGGAATGTCTTATAAGAACAGCTACTGTATTGTCACATCATATTGAAGAGATGAAAACTTATCTTATATCCTTGGTAAATTTTTGGCATATTTATTCTtataatttgttttgcaattttaaaaataCTGAATGCGCAAACGTCAATGTTGCACAGTTTAATAGATGGATGCAGTGTTTTTCAAGAATAGTACAATCAGTAAGAGAGCATTTACTGGACAACAATGATGATGACCCAAAATGTATAGATTTGTCTGAAAAGCAAGAATATGTGGTAGAATTTCATGTCCAGTTCTCCAAGTGCCAGGCTGCAGCTAATCGGTTGCTTACTGAAGCTCTTTGTGGAGAAAAGCAGTCGAAGAATCATAAACTTGAATATGTTTGCATTTTCTGGGCAATATCTGCTCAACAATTATCCAGATCACTAGATAAGTTTATTTGTGCTAATAAATTAGCAATCACTAAACCAACTGATTGGTCACAATTTATTCTCTCTGAGAGTAACGTTCTAGTTCTTCTGTGTGAAACCTCAACGTTGTTACAAGAAACTACTGTTCTCTCAATTCATAATTTTAGTGAGGAAAAAGAGCAGCAAAAAATTTTGTTACTCAAAGAAGAGATGGCATCTCTGACTGAGGCAATGTTGAAGTTGAGAGAAGACCTCAACACTCCTTCTCCCAAAATGTCTACTAATGTAGATTATGTGATACTGCAAATGGAActcatattaaaaataaaattactTATGGACCACTTAAGAAAGTTGCATAGGGATTATCAAACTTTAATAAAGAGTATATTTTTTGACATTTGCTCATTTAACTCTAGTAATAAATTACTTGCTATGAGGTCATTTGAAAATAATGTTACATTACTGGCTGACAAAGTTGCTTTGGTGAAAGAAACACTTGAAAACTCTTCTTGTATTAAAAGCAAAGACTTACTGATTTCAGCAGAGCATTTGCATTCCTTTACTTGTGACATTGCAGCAAGATCAAGACAATTTATGGAGAATCAACAGGAGTGGAATCTTTTATTGCTTGAAGCTATGTTTTTGAAGTGGTCAGCTGAAGCTAACCAATTAATTTCACATTTATGTTCTGATGCAGAATTGGAGGTGTCAGTCCTAAAGTTTATCACACAGTGTCTAAGATCTACGGAAACAACAGGGACAACAACCACAGATTCTGCTGTCTTTAAAAAGGATGCTTCAAATGGGTCGAAGCAAAGAATTAATATTAATGTAATGGAAAAAAGAGCAACCACAGATTATGAACAAAAATCCTCCACTCCAAAAGATACAAATAATAGAGATGGCAGTGTGACTTGTTACAAACCAATAACAGTTTGCAGTGAAGAACCAAATAATAACAAAGGTAGTGACAAAGTTAGCTCAGAAAGTAGTTTGATCAAcaaaaaacaaattgaagctgatgGAACACTACAGACGAAATTAAGCAATAGAAAAATATGTACTGTCAGAAGATCAATGAAGGTAACTCATTCAAGACAAGGAATAACAAATAATAATGAACACAATGAAAACTTCACTGAAAAACATTTTAAGGATCTTGGATCAGAATTGGTAAAGACAGAATCAGATGACTCTCCTCTTGAGTTTAATAAAGAAATTAATAATGGAGAAGATTTGACAAGAACAAATCTTCCTGTTGGCACTGGAGTAGAAAAAAATAGTTTGGTCAATAAGGAATTATCAACATTTGCATTAGATGCATTTGGAGCTGAAAAAGAAACACCAAACCAGCAAATAAAAAGTCTAAACACACATACACTACTTACAGTTATAaggaaaaaagtaagtaaaaaagaAACACAACATAAAACACACAAAGTATGTACAGAAATACACAAAGAAACACTCAGTCAGGAACTAAGGAACGAGAATGCAAATACAGAAAAAATACAAGAAATATCCAGTCAAAAAAAGATGGATCAGAAAATGATTATAGATAGTGGAGTTGTACAGTCTGAAGGATCCAATCGTAAACCAAAGAAAAAAGTCACTTTTAATGATGAAATACAGAATAAAATAACCTATCACAAAACAAGAGATCAGTTGAAAGAAATAGCACCAAGTCCGATAGATCAGACAAAAGAAGAAAACCTAGAAGCAAAAACAATCCCTAAAAAGGATGCAACATTTTCAATGCGTTGTCAGCAAATAAATTATCCAGAAGAATCAACCAATGATAAGATAAAATCATATAAAAAAGAAGGGCAGACAGGACTTATTAAACAGGTGTTAACTAATACCAAAGATTATATTACGCCCACTATGCCACAGAAAGAAACCTTCAATGAAAATAAGTTTACCCTGAATAACAGAGAGCAGAAGACAGATAAAGATTATCCAAAACTGGAAATTCAGAATAAGCTTGCCATATGTAATAAATCAGAGGAGAACAAATGTAACGAAACATCACAGCAAACTAAACTGATGAATGAACAAACATGTCCAAAATCAAAGCAAGGTGTGAACATATTGATGATGGACTACAAGAAGCCAGGAGCTGTGTTGAAGAACAAGCTCAGCAGCACCAACATAATTACAGAACATGCAAAG GTAAACTGCACATCACTTGAAGATGTGAGAAATGTCCAGTGGCATTCTCATAAATTTGCTAAATGTCTTCTGGCTGAAGAAGTGGAGACATGGGAGGATGAGACAAACACAGTTGTAAAAATCACAAAAGAAATGGCAACCCAAATGTCTTACATGATACAATATTTAGACAGAAAAGGACCAATAAAG